The DNA sequence ATTTTAAGTGTATCTAAAGAATCAACACGACAAGTGTGCAGCTCACAGATGAATTACACAAAAATATCACTCCTTTTTCACCGTTTCTAATAATCCCATTGGGATAAACTACCACATAAAAAAACTTATTACTAACAATTTTTTTGAGAAATAACAAGAGGAAGAGTTGATGGAATTGACATGGATTTACTGTGGTAAATAATTGAACTAACAAGCTACTTATATAaaccttttttttaaatgtaCTTATCTAGGGTATAGAAAATCTTATACACTTATACACGTATTTCGAGTACAGTATTTTAAATTTGGCCCTGTCTATATTCTGGGTACAATGCATCCAGTTTATGCATAACTATGTCATTGTGTCATATTTAAAGTAGAGAATGGatcctctcaattttttttttttttcataattgaGGGAGTAAAGTATGATTTTTcatcattaattttataagcgggacaaaaataaatatgaaagagaaaataataaaagattagagatcatattttacatttttaaatttttttaacaattgagagGATCCATTTTCATTTAAAGAATGAATCCTCTCAAATACTcgaattttgtttttgttatttttttttagtataatGTCCCAATTTGTGGGTTTAACGCATTTTCTCACTCTGTACCCGAAATATAAGTCTTCCTGTATTTTTGTAAgtttattgattaaatatattttcgtaattattataattattgaatttaaataaaaaaatccgaGAGACACTAGGTGGGTCACAAaatgttatattaaaaaatCTGAGAAACCATTAACATATAATCTCAAGTAACAACTATAACATTTTGGATCTCTCCATGGATACAGGAACTCCATTTATAGTAgattaaggaaaaacaaaaagaaaaagaaatgaaaaacaaagagGAGCACCAGCCGGAGCAATTGAAGGATGACCTCGGCATCTGAACCCCACTTCCAAAGTACTCTATTGGCCGTACAATGATCCCATTGTTCAAGGCATAGCTCAACCTCTGCTGAACATTTTAAGGCTacataaaaaaaagtgaatatTTATATCGGTTAATAATCagattagtttttaaaaaataatttattttttaaattttttaaaaaaatttttttaattaaattaatttttttaaaattataaattaattatttttattttttaataatttttattaataattaatgatattaaacattaaattacattatatatgatatataaCATTTTATTAGATGtcgaataaatatatttataaaaatttatcaatttaatatcgttaaattatattagaattgaggtttatataattgaaaaaatatattaaattaatatatttttataaacatATTTGTTCAACATCCAATTAAATATGTTAGACGTTATATATTGTCAGTTAACATTTTATATCATCAATAGTTGATAGAAATTATTAactagtagaagaagaaaaataataaatttataattttgaatagactaatttaattcataaaattattcaaaagacaaatttaaaaaataactgattttttaaaaattaatttaactattaatctatatttataattttaaaaagataatacCATTTTAATTTGATAAGCTTTCgctataaatatattttttattaaaagtgaTGTTATCATttggaaaaattaaaataaaaatttacgtATATTTGTATTTCTGTATATTTGTAATTctataaagttgatagttaacGGATAATTTAGTCagatttattaaattatttcaCAAATTTTCAACTATTACTGAAAACTAACCAAATGAACCGTTTACATAGAAGATAACAAGGAAGGAAcaagaaatcaaagaaaaataaaagaacaatgaCAGAGAGTATAACTGACATGATGAAAGGGTTGAATAATCAGCAGTGAGGTGGGTTCTTGAACTGAAGGACGGGAAAGTCATGAAAAGATGTTGATGGAATGGAAATTGATAATTTGGTTGTGGAAGAACATTTGTCATCGGAATCAAATCCTCTGCCTTTGTGGGGCCATTCATCAAAGAAGCTATGAACAGTAGTCTTCTGATCTTGTTCTTGATTTTTTGAGCGCTCATTGAGGCTCTCAAGTTGCAAGTACGAGTAGTCACTATTGTTGGATAAACTTGTGCATCTCCTCTGTTTtgtggaggaagaagaagatgaggTGCTTATGGTCAATGGTGTGAGTTGCCATGAATCGTCCATGGAGGATCCAGAGAAGCTTTTCAATGTGCTAGAAGGTTCTTTGAAGAAAGCACGTTCATCCGCATCCTCTTTCACTCCATAGACATACCTACTATTACATTTTTACAAGAGAAATTAACAAAGACGATTTTATTCATCATTCACCAGCACATCAATTAAGCATCTTTTAGGATAAATTACAATTATCACCTTCAAGTTTGGTAAAATTCAACTCCAACTTTCTGTATTTTTCAAAACATTCAATGTTTCTACTTATATTTAAGTAATagtatttttttggtgactatatTTAAGTAATAGTATACTCTGTAACTTTCTGTTTCTGTAAAAGTTAAAACTAAATTTGTCTACAAATTTAAGACAATTTCAACTATTAGAAGGTTAATGTCATTTAGACGactagaaaaaagaaaaataatatgtgCATATCGgtcatcaaattaattattttgtactatgtataaatatatgaattatttaatttattttaatatatattttatattttaatatgtattttacaTGCATAACTAATTAGGTTTTTGTACGTAACAAAGTTGAAAAAGAAATTGCTATCAATTTTACTGAACTTTAGAAAGACCAGCATAATTTGCCCCTTTTCCCTTATCAATATGGCCAAAACAtgatttagaaaaaaaaaaaaaaacaataatactATATATAGTGTCAAAGTACAGACACTAATATCTTACCCAACCGTCTGTCTTATATTATGGGACCTATAAAAGATAACTTCAAACCCCACATATAGAAGAAAGGCGATTAATTAAGATCCTAATATCTATATTTGGAACAAAAAATACGGGTTTtagaataataattatattattgaaAGAGAAACCTGGAGGGAGCAGTGTTGTCTTGAAATGAAAAAGCAACAGCAGATGTTGATGACCTTGATGGAGTGTGGGAATTGAAGACAAAGGAATGCTGATGAAGAAGATTGGAACCATTATTATAGCAAGAACGTTGTTGAGGGTGCTGATTAGTTTTAGtgattgatgatggtgatgagaTGATGGTGTGGGTTGTTGCTGAAGAAGCACTATTGCATGcgtttgttgttgttttcaaaAGTTCCACAGGCTTTCTTGAACGGTTTTTCCCTCGGTGCATGTGCCTCTCACAGTACTTTGAATCTGGGTATGCCTCTTTTGAGCACCTCCATTTTTTTCCATCTGTTCTTCTG is a window from the Arachis stenosperma cultivar V10309 chromosome 3, arast.V10309.gnm1.PFL2, whole genome shotgun sequence genome containing:
- the LOC130965286 gene encoding growth-regulating factor 1-like; the encoded protein is MASGTTVPPDLLFTLKRSHFNLPHHQPAAQQQHFGWNYLEMGLGRKIDPEPGRCRRTDGKKWRCSKEAYPDSKYCERHMHRGKNRSRKPVELLKTTTNACNSASSATTHTIISSPSSITKTNQHPQQRSCYNNGSNLLHQHSFVFNSHTPSRSSTSAVAFSFQDNTAPSRYVYGVKEDADERAFFKEPSSTLKSFSGSSMDDSWQLTPLTISTSSSSSSTKQRRCTSLSNNSDYSYLQLESLNERSKNQEQDQKTTVHSFFDEWPHKGRGFDSDDKCSSTTKLSISIPSTSFHDFPVLQFKNPPHC